A portion of the Colius striatus isolate bColStr4 chromosome 1, bColStr4.1.hap1, whole genome shotgun sequence genome contains these proteins:
- the FBXL14 gene encoding F-box/LRR-repeat protein 14 yields the protein METHISCLFPELLAMIFGYLEVRDKGRAAQVCTAWRDAAYHRSVWRGVEAKLHLRRANPSLFPSLAARGIRRVQILSLRRSLSYVIQGMADIESLNLSGCYNLTDNGLGHAFVAEISSLRSLNLSLCKQITDSSLGRIAQYLKGLEVLELGGCSNITNTGLLLIAWGLQRLKSLNLRSCRHLSDVGIGHLAGMTRSAAEGCLGLEQLTLQDCQKLSDLSLKHLARGLGRLRQLNLSFCGGISDAGLLHLSHMSSLRSLNLRSCDNISDTGIMHLAMGSLRLSGLDVSFCDKVGDQSLAYIAQGLDGLRSLSLCSCHISDEGINRMVRQMHGLRTLNIGQCVRITDKGLELIAEHLSQLTGIDLYGCTRITKRGLERITQLPCLKVLNLGLWEMTESEKVR from the coding sequence ATGGAAACGCACATCTCGTGCCTGTTCCCCGAGCTGCTGGCCATGATCTTCGGGTACCTGGAGGTGCGGGACAAGGGCCGGGCGGCGCAGGTGTGCACGGCCTGGCGGGACGCCGCCTACCACCGCTCGGTCTGGCGGGGCGTGGAGGCCAAGCTGCACCTGCGCCGCGCCAACCCCTCGCTCTTCCCCAGCCTGGCGGCGCGGGGCATCCGGCGGGTGCAGATCCTGTCGCTGCGGCGCAGCCTGAGCTACGTGATCCAGGGCATGGCGGACATCGAGAGCCTCAACCTCAGCGGCTGCTACAACCTCACCGACAACGGGCTGGGCCACGCCTTCGTGGCGGAGATCAGCTCCCTGCGCTCGCTCAACCTGAGCCTCTGCAAGCAGATCACGGACAGCAGCCTGGGACGCATCGCCCAGTACCTCAAGGGCCTGGAGGTGCTCGAGCTGGGGGGGTGCAGTAACATCACCAACACCGGCCTCCTTCTCATCGCCTGGGGCCTGCAGCGCCTCAAGAGCCTCAACCTGCGCTCCTGCCGCCACCTCTCCGATGTGGGCATCGGGCACCTGGCAGGGATGACGCGCAGCGCAGCCGAGGGCTGTCTGGGCCTGGAGCAGCTCACGCTGCAGGACTGCCAGAAGCTCAGTGACCTCTCACTCAAGCACCTGGCCCGCGGGCTGGGCCGCCTCCGCCAGCTCAACCTCAGCTTCTGTGGGGGCATCTCGGACGCGGGGCTGCTGCACCTGTCGCACATGAGCAGCCTGCGCAGCCTCAACCTGCGCTCCTGCGACAACATCAGCGACACGGGCATCATGCATCTGGCCATGGGCAGCCTGCGGCTCTCTGGCCTCGACGTCTCCTTCTGTGACAAGGTGGGGGACCAGAGCCTGGCCTATATTGCACAGGGCCTGGACGGGCTGcgctccctctccctctgctcctgccacaTCAGCGACGAGGGCATCAACCGCATGGTGCGGCAGATGCACGGGCTCCGCACCCTCAACATCGGCCAATGCGTCCGCATCACCGACAAAGGCCTGGAGCTCATCGCCGAGCACCTCAGCCAGCTCACGGGCATCGACCTCTATGGCTGCACCCGCATCACCAAGCGGGGCTTGGAGCGCATCACCCAGCTGCCCTGCCTCAAGGTGCTCAACCTGGGACTTTGGGAAATGACTGAGAGCGAGAAGGTCAGGTGA